From the genome of Monomorium pharaonis isolate MP-MQ-018 chromosome 1, ASM1337386v2, whole genome shotgun sequence:
gcaTTTTCCTCTTATCGCaaacattttataagttttcttggccacacacacacacacacacacacacacacacacacacacacacacacacacacacacacacacactcttcATACTACATTTATAGATTCTTTTGTCCAtgctctttttttataaaaagctttGTTTCATAGACATTTACATTAACATTTAGCGTTATGTctcaattttttcagtttattcATAACTTTTTAGTCGATATATAGGCAAGTGATTTTGTATCTTATACTCCTTACATCATGTTAGGGAATGCTAAAGTGACAGAATTATTGACATTATACAGgtttgaatttttgaattaacttgacagaattaaaaatcattttacacGTGTAAAAATTATCCTACACATCCCTTCGAACCTGTTTTCGGCAATTCTGTCACATTAGCATCTTTAGTAACTATATTTTGtcttttagaattattttttatattcttgagattataaagataagaaaattttattgccctgaagtaaatttaagaatttaagaattacatatttttcagcTTAATACCGAAATTCAAAGTGGGGTGAAGATTAAGGAAGAACCTAAGGATACGACATCGGATTCCGATACAATagaagatatattaaataaaaattgctttaGTTTGATTGATCACGATTACCATTATCGCGACGAATCatcatttaaaagtatttcgTGTAAAGACATAAATAGTACAGAAAGTAAACATTTATCGAATAGTCATCATACACATTCAAATGATGTAAACGAGATTATTAATGTTGAGCGTAAAGTTACAAAAACgaagaaagaaatagataataccttacaatttaagaaacaaaaatgttttaataaaacctCTAACAATAAGAACGTTAATATATTACGCTCAACTAAAGAtaccataaaaaaaagaagaaaactacgacataaaagtaaattagtaaaaaagaaatctgttGACGCAAATAAATGTGACATATGTTTTAGAAAGttctcttcttttaaaaattgtatagtcCATAAACAACATTATGCCTTTGAAAAAGATAACAACTGTAGGTTTTGTAGACAACATTACGTAACACAAGAGGAATTACAGTCCCACAAGTGTCCCCGCGAGCATAGGGTTCGCATAAAGACATTTAGATACCATTGTAATTTTTGCAGTCGTACCTTTAAGGAAAAAGGGCTTTTACAATCTCACTTGTTTCACATACACAGtgagttaatattttttaataacacagTTAAACACAGTACTTCCAGATCTGAGAATGTAAATACTTCTTCTCAAGATGATACTTTAAGAACTAATATAAATGATGaattattgtgttttaataatCTTGTTAAATCAGAGAAGATAGATACCGTAataaataacgttaataaatcTTGCGATAATAATATGATAGATACTGAAAAATCAACGATTAACGAATCATCCGATGAGATGTCACTAACTGGTAAAAGATTACGGCAACCAACATTAACGGAATATATTGaactttgcaaaaagaaacgcgatattaaaattagtccaaataaattaaacattacgAAAGATGAGTTTTCTACGTGTGCTTCACATCATGATAAACAAACAAGAGGAAATCTAAGGCCAAAAGAATGTAATGAGCAAATTGATTTTTCACCTGCAAAATTAGATAACTATTCCAAACAAAAAGCACATTCTACTCTGGAACAAAATGCACAACCtgaaaagtgtaaaaaaccatttgtaaaattatatgcagATGTTGAAATAATGAAATCTTTTCTGGAAAACCTTCCCGATACGGCCAAAGATAAAGGAACCGAGGATCAAGTGAGTGACGTTTCGTATGATCGTGGAGTACCTTATAGTTTACGATCTCTAAATGGAGTCTCTTATGTGGAAGCAGATTCGAATTCAAGAATGAggaaaagcaaaaatataccTAAGAAGTCTCGATTTAACATAgaatctaatattaaaaaagaacagaatattgatttaagtaaaatagatTCGAAACTTAAAGCTCGTTTTAAGTGTAAGAAGTGTACAATTTCTTTAACAAGATGTGACGAACgactaaaaaattcttatcagATTTCTACAACCGATGTGGGAAACAACTCTCTTACTATTGAAGGCAATCTTACGTTGGatcaaaaaagtgatcaaaaAAGTGAAGTGCGAAATACAATGATACTCAAAGACTTAGAAGTTTCTCTGGAGCGTTTAGCTCCAGTTGTTCCAGATATAAAAGCTACAGTTATGAAAACAGATATAAAAGAATCGGACTTggagaaatacaattataattactttttgtgtaaaatttgtgAGAAGAGTTTTACTTCAAAATTGGCCAAACGTCTACATATTAAGTCGACTCATGTAGCATACATGTCAAGCATATGTGATGCACGATATACAGGGAGGCATAAATTACTTCAGCATTATCTACGCGAACATCAATTTGAACAAAATCAATGTTGCATTTGTTACACTTTATTATCCGATTATGAAGAACTGAAGCAACATTTATATGTTCATTGTCTGAAGTATATTCAAAGAAAGGACGACCAATATCAAGTAAACGTCGAATTAAACTGCAGCCTGATAAAAAACGCTTATAAGTGTTTTCAATGTGACAAAACATTCTCATCACAATCATCTTTATTAGCACATCAAAGTTGTTGCgcaataaaagaagaaaaacaggAAGATTTCATGGAACAGACAAGTTCATATTCGAAGGAAAGTCTTGAGGTGCAGCAGAAGAATACTGATGAAAATATAGTTACATGTAATGAAGAGATTAATTCAAATACTCCATGTGAacctttaaataatgattatttaaagaaattaaacgaACATAAAGTTTCGCTTTGTGAAAATGAATCGAGAACTAATAAAGCCAAACAAATTCTTGTTaagaataacttattaaatgaAGAGAAACTCGAAACCGTCAACGAATCACAAAATTCTACGaagcttttagaaaataataattccacAGTTAATAATCagaatattacaaatacacAATTGGATGACGTTACAGGAAAAAATGTGACTTATCCTTGCGATATATGTGGAAAACAATTTCAGAATTCCAAGAATTTGGAGATACATGTACGTACTTTTAGCTTTACTACCGATATCTGTCCAATGTGTGGCACCGGATTTAGTTCTAAACGTCTTCTACAGACACATATCACTGCAGCGCACGTACCGCAGATTTCCAAGACTTACAGTTTCCATTGTGTATTCTGTAACCAaggctttttaaaaaaacacgaTCTTCGACCTCATATATTACACTTGCATGGTCAACAAATGCTCAACACCCTTACGCGCAATCTCAATAATCAAGAGAAATCTGATGAAACAGTTACAACCCACACCGCaatgtgtaatatttgtaacttGGTATTTGAGACTCATGATCGTTACGTAGAGCACCGGatgtattattacaaaaaccaCACGTTCAAGTGCAAACTTTGCGAACAAA
Proteins encoded in this window:
- the LOC105840213 gene encoding uncharacterized protein LOC105840213 — its product is MARVQSYSRVVDPVLINTNPALNTEIQSGVKIKEEPKDTTSDSDTIEDILNKNCFSLIDHDYHYRDESSFKSISCKDINSTESKHLSNSHHTHSNDVNEIINVERKVTKTKKEIDNTLQFKKQKCFNKTSNNKNVNILRSTKDTIKKRRKLRHKSKLVKKKSVDANKCDICFRKFSSFKNCIVHKQHYAFEKDNNCRFCRQHYVTQEELQSHKCPREHRVRIKTFRYHCNFCSRTFKEKGLLQSHLFHIHSELIFFNNTVKHSTSRSENVNTSSQDDTLRTNINDELLCFNNLVKSEKIDTVINNVNKSCDNNMIDTEKSTINESSDEMSLTGKRLRQPTLTEYIELCKKKRDIKISPNKLNITKDEFSTCASHHDKQTRGNLRPKECNEQIDFSPAKLDNYSKQKAHSTLEQNAQPEKCKKPFVKLYADVEIMKSFLENLPDTAKDKGTEDQVSDVSYDRGVPYSLRSLNGVSYVEADSNSRMRKSKNIPKKSRFNIESNIKKEQNIDLSKIDSKLKARFKCKKCTISLTRCDERLKNSYQISTTDVGNNSLTIEGNLTLDQKSDQKSEVRNTMILKDLEVSLERLAPVVPDIKATVMKTDIKESDLEKYNYNYFLCKICEKSFTSKLAKRLHIKSTHVAYMSSICDARYTGRHKLLQHYLREHQFEQNQCCICYTLLSDYEELKQHLYVHCLKYIQRKDDQYQVNVELNCSLIKNAYKCFQCDKTFSSQSSLLAHQSCCAIKEEKQEDFMEQTSSYSKESLEVQQKNTDENIVTCNEEINSNTPCEPLNNDYLKKLNEHKVSLCENESRTNKAKQILVKNNLLNEEKLETVNESQNSTKLLENNNSTVNNQNITNTQLDDVTGKNVTYPCDICGKQFQNSKNLEIHVRTFSFTTDICPMCGTGFSSKRLLQTHITAAHVPQISKTYSFHCVFCNQGFLKKHDLRPHILHLHGQQMLNTLTRNLNNQEKSDETVTTHTAMCNICNLVFETHDRYVEHRMYYYKNHTFKCKLCEQNFQGMYMFHHHNKLIHYSEDKRKLYSYICDICNEGFNHESHFYSHNMHVHSNEVNLAETAKEFEDRNRSDYSSQNAQEQIKNVIMNHKQKKQPSNECICQICQLKCTDMNHMAKHVEFYANDGDFKCDKCERRCRTFPLLDQHRKLTHHCRDVYNGHLCHICGEVLETLIALKCHEKHSHSNTTNNTDNRKNCNQKSSSNITRKIAEHSYESKNINNIANVTEYNCVFCDMKFSTASSVQTHIVHVHMDDMLNKRATLRLALPITNSYDIQKQFAETDQTPSSSSISSSEDKSIQFLQKSAIQQSNIVTNIMPKTGINDGTTIKLKKLKTLKKITEKTPISSISCINKSNQDNISSCNTIASNTKSRTNTSVSLSIGQKSLKLVVSNNEIRNNSSAPLSTGSTIFKTVVSNAVSNDNTESKTDTSCSSSIGSTSSRNVASSETEFRNNNSLSLSTGSTTFKTFVSNTESKANASTSPSKSANDLRKSYEVPSKVKSINEYKANSVSSLNRSVIVENKSKTTSVCPLSTISLSTFKHVMPQSWQSNRITNQKSESENNYNYSYSCPLCPLEYPSLMFFHAHLKYAHADSIRTQKLNIPQMNQAQKASIIECLLCPCIFLDEISYKKHLRNSHMYFVYISNSETQEVAKINNSSNPPVTQTSINKEVTIPEVITVDDDDNHHHDNIKNTADQQTTKVTAMLDHREQNEKIGKLRVKPFARIMENLPKDSASEVL